One part of the Cyclobacteriaceae bacterium genome encodes these proteins:
- a CDS encoding inositol monophosphatase: protein MIQLAHLEKEVIRICREVGAFIRKEATEFDRSKIEFKTGFNNLVSYVDKEAEIQLVRELKKLIPSSTFITEEGTVQTNTGQEYCWIIDPLDGTTNFMHGLPTFAISVALAQNNKVVLGVVYEVMHDECFHTFAGGLAACNGKPIQVSSITTLSESLLATGFPYYHLDKKDVYLEIIKVFLEQTHGIRRLGSAAIDLAYVSCGRMDGFFEYNLNPWDVAAGAFIVQQAGGRVTDFSGGNNFLHGGEIIAAGAVQQQMLQVINELWYKK from the coding sequence ATGATACAGTTAGCCCACCTTGAAAAAGAAGTAATACGGATTTGCCGCGAAGTAGGCGCTTTTATCCGAAAAGAAGCAACGGAGTTTGATCGCTCAAAAATTGAATTTAAAACCGGCTTCAACAACCTGGTGTCGTATGTTGACAAGGAAGCTGAAATTCAACTGGTACGTGAATTAAAAAAATTAATACCCTCCAGTACTTTTATTACGGAAGAGGGTACTGTTCAAACCAACACCGGGCAGGAATATTGCTGGATCATCGATCCGCTTGACGGTACCACGAACTTTATGCACGGCCTGCCAACATTTGCTATTAGCGTGGCACTTGCACAAAATAATAAAGTTGTGCTTGGGGTTGTTTATGAAGTTATGCATGATGAGTGCTTTCACACCTTTGCCGGAGGCCTTGCAGCATGCAATGGAAAACCCATACAAGTTTCCAGCATCACTACGTTAAGTGAGAGTTTACTTGCTACGGGTTTCCCTTACTATCACCTGGATAAAAAAGATGTTTACCTGGAAATCATAAAAGTATTTTTAGAACAAACGCACGGTATACGAAGGTTAGGCAGTGCTGCCATTGACCTGGCTTATGTATCCTGCGGGCGCATGGATGGTTTTTTTGAATACAACCTCAATCCTTGGGATGTTGCAGCAGGCGCCTTTATTGTTCAGCAAGCTGGCGGAAGAGTTACAGATTTCAGCGGAGGCAATAATTTTTTACACGGTGGTGAAATTATTGCGGCCGGTGCTGTGCAGCAACAAATGCTACAGGTTATAAACGAGCTTTGGTATAAAAAATAA
- the rsmI gene encoding 16S rRNA (cytidine(1402)-2'-O)-methyltransferase has product MELKASLYIVPTPIGNLGDITLRSLEVLKAVDLILAEDTRTSGKLLKHYLISKPLQSFHNFNEHKVVHTLVKRLQAGEKMALVSDAGTPGISDPGFLIVRATLQAGIEIDCLPGATAFVPALIKSGLPCDRFVFEGFLPHKKGRQTLLKKLAEEERTIVFYESPHRLVKTLGQLKEYFGPERQVSVSRELTKLFEETKNGTLEEVYRHFSTKEVKGEIVVVVGGKP; this is encoded by the coding sequence ATGGAGTTGAAGGCCTCGTTATATATTGTTCCCACACCCATCGGAAATTTAGGGGATATAACCCTTCGTTCATTAGAAGTCTTAAAAGCCGTTGACCTTATTCTGGCAGAAGACACACGAACCTCGGGCAAGCTGCTAAAGCACTACCTCATTAGCAAACCGTTACAGAGCTTCCACAATTTTAACGAACATAAAGTTGTGCATACCTTGGTTAAAAGGCTGCAAGCGGGAGAAAAAATGGCATTGGTCAGCGATGCCGGTACACCCGGAATTTCCGACCCAGGGTTTCTAATTGTGCGCGCAACTTTGCAGGCAGGTATTGAAATTGATTGCCTACCCGGTGCCACAGCTTTTGTTCCGGCATTAATTAAATCAGGTTTACCCTGCGACCGGTTTGTTTTTGAGGGATTTCTCCCACACAAAAAAGGAAGGCAGACCCTGTTAAAAAAACTGGCCGAAGAAGAACGCACGATAGTATTTTACGAGTCACCTCATCGTTTGGTGAAAACCTTAGGGCAGCTTAAGGAATACTTTGGGCCGGAAAGGCAAGTTTCTGTTTCGCGTGAACTCACGAAACTTTTTGAAGAAACGAAGAATGGTACCCTGGAAGAAGTTTACCGCCACTTCTCAACCAAAGAAGTAAAAGGGGAAATTGTAGTAGTAGTTGGTGGAAAACCATAA
- a CDS encoding 4a-hydroxytetrahydrobiopterin dehydratase: MWQEENNKLTKIFTFKDFTEAFAFMTKVALVAEKMNHHPTWTNTWNTVSIELSTHDAGNIVTNKDKKLAEAIDALV, encoded by the coding sequence ATGTGGCAGGAAGAAAACAACAAACTCACAAAAATATTTACGTTCAAAGATTTTACGGAAGCCTTTGCATTTATGACCAAGGTTGCCCTGGTAGCGGAGAAAATGAACCATCACCCCACCTGGACAAACACCTGGAATACCGTAAGCATTGAGTTAAGCACACACGATGCAGGAAACATTGTAACTAATAAGGATAAGAAACTGGCAGAGGCCATTGATGCACTGGTATAA
- a CDS encoding ABC transporter permease, producing MLKNYLITSFRSLMRKRGSTFINLGGLTLGVSGTIILFLILQYHTSFDKFQSRYDRIYRIVTSSKGNDGEWGFTAGIPTVLPPAFRLDFPQAEEVVFTQYRANSLILIPQRDGDFKKFDEERGVVITEPNIFKVFDRTVLIGDVEKSLDEPNEAVIGRSLAVKYFGREDAVGEVVRFEERDYKIGAVVEDAPVQSDLPFQLLLSYETIRANNESRGWRSIWSDENCYFLLREGESTSSIENQLPDFSVKHDPQNSWDQRRYVIQPLSDLHFNDDIGNYNYNAVSKDYLIALGVVSLFLIVTACINFINLTTAEAIRRSKEVGIRKSLGGSRLQLVFQFLGETSLVTLGAMLLSFVVVQGVLGIVNSFLELSLTFDLTNNPLLLIFLISIFCMVSLLSGLYPALVISGFNPVSALKNSTSSKFTSGYRLRQGLVVTQFVISQLLVILTLVLINQMEFFRTKDLGFRKDAIITIPVPEAMRLDTLNQSRVRSLANDISRMAGVEGYSLCLSAPSSGRVWDSNFWMEGQSEDQAKGTQVKIADGNYVSLFDIKLIAGENIDDLDTARSVVVNRKFAEIAGYSTPEEIVGKKIRLWGKTLPVDGVVENFHTLSLSNAIEPTVILNRLERYQLLALRIQPDQFQQLVPQIQKRWEEAYPLSIFSYEFLDENIREFYEGEARSSVMLTVFSTIAIAIGCLGLLGLATYMANQKTKEIGIRKTLGASVESILVMFSREFIVLVLVGFVMAAPLAWWLGNLYLSRFVYRIEIGPMLFLSGIGLTLIIALVTVGYKSFRAATINPVDSLRYE from the coding sequence ATGCTTAAGAATTACCTGATCACCAGTTTCCGTTCATTAATGCGTAAGCGAGGCTCCACGTTTATTAATTTAGGTGGGCTCACCCTTGGGGTATCCGGCACCATAATACTCTTCCTTATCCTTCAGTACCATACCAGTTTCGACAAGTTTCAAAGCCGGTACGATCGCATTTATCGTATTGTAACTTCCAGTAAGGGCAATGATGGCGAGTGGGGCTTCACGGCCGGCATACCTACGGTACTTCCCCCGGCATTTCGGTTGGATTTTCCGCAGGCCGAAGAAGTAGTGTTTACCCAATACCGGGCAAATTCGCTTATCCTTATTCCACAACGTGACGGTGATTTTAAAAAGTTTGACGAAGAGCGCGGTGTGGTGATTACCGAGCCAAACATTTTCAAGGTGTTTGACCGCACCGTGCTGATAGGCGATGTAGAGAAATCATTAGACGAGCCGAATGAAGCTGTTATCGGCCGATCGCTTGCCGTTAAATATTTTGGGCGCGAAGATGCTGTTGGCGAAGTGGTTCGTTTTGAAGAACGTGATTACAAAATCGGGGCAGTGGTAGAAGACGCACCGGTTCAATCTGACCTGCCATTTCAATTGTTGCTATCGTACGAAACCATCCGGGCCAATAATGAAAGCCGTGGATGGCGCAGCATCTGGAGCGATGAAAACTGTTACTTCCTGTTGCGCGAAGGAGAATCCACTAGTTCCATCGAGAATCAGTTACCTGATTTTTCTGTTAAACATGATCCTCAAAATTCGTGGGATCAGCGCAGGTATGTTATACAACCGTTGTCAGACCTTCATTTTAACGATGACATTGGCAACTACAACTATAATGCTGTAAGCAAAGACTATTTGATCGCATTGGGTGTTGTCAGTCTTTTCCTGATTGTTACCGCGTGCATCAATTTCATTAACCTTACTACGGCTGAGGCCATCCGCAGGTCGAAAGAAGTTGGAATCAGAAAATCATTAGGTGGCTCACGTCTTCAATTGGTGTTTCAGTTTTTGGGCGAAACCAGTTTGGTGACGCTGGGCGCTATGCTGCTTTCGTTTGTTGTAGTACAGGGCGTGTTAGGTATTGTAAATAGTTTTCTTGAGCTATCGCTCACATTTGATTTAACCAATAATCCATTGTTGTTGATTTTTCTGATCAGCATATTCTGCATGGTTTCCTTGTTGTCGGGTCTATATCCAGCGTTGGTCATATCAGGCTTTAATCCGGTATCGGCATTGAAAAACTCCACGTCCAGTAAATTCACATCAGGATACCGGTTACGGCAGGGGTTGGTGGTAACGCAGTTTGTTATTTCCCAATTGCTGGTCATCCTCACGTTGGTCCTGATCAATCAAATGGAGTTTTTCCGCACTAAAGACCTGGGCTTTCGCAAAGATGCCATTATAACCATACCTGTACCGGAGGCCATGCGCTTGGATACCCTCAACCAAAGTAGAGTCCGTTCATTGGCCAATGATATTTCGCGTATGGCCGGGGTAGAAGGTTATAGTCTCTGCCTTTCTGCTCCATCTTCGGGTCGCGTGTGGGATTCCAACTTTTGGATGGAAGGACAAAGTGAAGATCAGGCCAAAGGCACACAGGTGAAAATTGCGGATGGAAATTATGTTTCATTGTTCGATATAAAATTAATTGCCGGTGAGAATATTGATGACCTGGACACAGCACGCAGTGTTGTGGTTAACCGAAAGTTTGCTGAAATAGCAGGCTATTCAACCCCGGAAGAAATTGTTGGAAAAAAAATCAGGTTATGGGGAAAGACGCTGCCTGTGGATGGGGTAGTGGAGAATTTTCACACGCTTTCACTAAGCAACGCCATTGAACCAACCGTTATCCTAAACCGCCTGGAACGTTACCAGTTGTTGGCTTTGCGGATCCAGCCTGATCAGTTTCAGCAACTGGTTCCACAGATTCAAAAACGATGGGAAGAAGCCTATCCTTTATCGATTTTCAGTTATGAATTTCTGGATGAAAACATCCGCGAATTTTATGAAGGTGAGGCACGGTCGTCTGTTATGTTAACGGTTTTTTCAACGATCGCTATTGCTATTGGTTGCCTGGGCTTGTTAGGATTGGCTACCTATATGGCCAACCAAAAAACAAAAGAGATAGGGATACGCAAAACGTTGGGTGCTTCGGTTGAGAGCATTCTCGTAATGTTCTCCCGTGAGTTTATCGTGCTTGTGCTGGTTGGTTTTGTAATGGCTGCACCGTTGGCCTGGTGGTTGGGTAATTTGTACCTAAGCCGGTTTGTTTATCGCATCGAAATAGGCCCTATGTTGTTTTTGTCGGGCATTGGCTTAACCTTGATTATCGCGTTGGTAACGGTAGGGTATAAATCTTTCCGGGCGGCAACGATTAACCCGGTGGATTCGCTACGGTATGAATAA
- a CDS encoding DUF493 family protein, which yields MDQDWVNSFRTKLDQHYQWPALYIFKFIVPKGKEQEVKDLFPMHTVTEKSSREGNYTSITIQVMAPSSDVVIAMYQKASGIEGLIAL from the coding sequence ATGGACCAGGACTGGGTAAATTCATTTCGCACCAAACTCGACCAGCATTACCAATGGCCTGCCCTTTATATCTTTAAATTCATCGTTCCCAAAGGAAAAGAGCAGGAAGTAAAGGATTTATTTCCGATGCACACCGTTACTGAAAAGTCCTCGCGCGAAGGAAATTACACCAGCATCACCATTCAGGTTATGGCTCCCTCAAGCGATGTTGTTATCGCCATGTACCAAAAAGCTTCAGGCATAGAAGGATTGATTGCTTTATAA